In a genomic window of Meleagris gallopavo isolate NT-WF06-2002-E0010 breed Aviagen turkey brand Nicholas breeding stock chromosome 1, Turkey_5.1, whole genome shotgun sequence:
- the LOC104909416 gene encoding taste receptor type 2 member 40-like — MLPPVLIVSMCVVAVEVVVGFMGNGFITAVNSINWIKSKRISAADMILIFLSTSRFILQVTVMMYIHSLYFTDVFKLASVYKTFGAIWMFVNHASLWFSTWLYVLYCVKIINVTQWLLLQIKLRITAMIPWLLLGSLLISSVTSFPLLWITPNTYLCRSTGNCGDNSTTHISGWDSSHLYLLLLYFTGCFFPLVLSIITSGLLINSLWKHTKKMQCYVDSFRDPLIDVHLIAIKSIISFLILYISSFVAQILLTLSTSQSKDFVKVAVSLVVTGAYPSIHSIILIIVNSKLKLAFRMLCQHFMCHLENVKL, encoded by the coding sequence ATGTTACCACCAGTTCTCATCGTTTCAATGTGCGTTGTTGCTGTTGAAGTTGTTGTTGGATTTATGGGAAATGGATTTATTACTGCTGTTAATAGCATTAACTGgatcaaaagcaaaagaatatcTGCAGCTGATATGATCCTCATCTTCCTGAGCACATCAAGATTTATTTTGCAGGTGACTGTAATGATGTACATTCACAGTCTCTACTTTACAGATGTGTTTAAGTTGGCTTCCGTGTACAAAACTTTTGGTGCTATATGGATGTTTGTAAACCATGCCAGTTTGTGGTTCAGTACTTGGCTCTATGTCCTCTACTGTGTTAAAATAATCAATGTCACACAATGGTTGTTGCTACAAATCAAGCTCAGAATAACTGCGATGATCCCATGGCTGCTTCTAGGATCACTGTTAATCTCTTCTGTAACTTCATTTCCCTTATTATGGATTACACCCAACACCTACCTCTGCAGGTCAACGGGGAACTGTGGAGACAATAGCACAACACATATCAGTGGCTGGGATAGTTCACATTTGTATCTGCTTCTTCTTTACTTTACaggttgcttttttcctctggtaCTATCTATAATAACTTCAGGACTATTAATTAATTCTTTGTGGAAACACACCAAGAAAATGCAATGTTATGTAGATAGCTTCAGGGATCCTTTGATAGATGTTCACCTAATTGCTATCAAATCCATTATTTCTTTCCTGATCCTATATATTTCCAGTTTTGTAGCTCAAATTCTTTTGACTTTGTCAACTTCTCAAAGCAAAGATTTTGTGAAGGTTGCAGTATCTTTAGTTGTAACTGGAGCATATCCTTCAATACACTCTATTATCCTGATCATAGTTAATTCAAAGCTGAAACTGGCATTCAGGATGCTTTGCCAACATTTTATGTGTCATTTGGAAAATGTGAAACTCTAA